A window from Candidatus Krumholzibacteriota bacterium encodes these proteins:
- the glpX gene encoding class II fructose-bisphosphatase: MERNLALEMVRVTEAAALAAARFLGKGDPEGADIAAVKAMQQAIKNVKMDGRVIIGEKPSADNAILYPGCRVGTDGELKVDIALDALDCRESLANGQTNSISAIAIGPKDTIIEYPSDFMKIIAVGREAIGSIDLNDSVFDNLVRVAESKRVYVEDLTVVVLERDRHKKIIDEVRRSGARIAILREGDLATSISTGIPASGIDVVMGIGSSAQGIIAAAALLCLGGGLQAQFIPPGEITPEKYDTFSIERKGRDGSKSGKEAKAEKNSKSGQDEHFEKIYDKTDLIQGDNIMFAATGVSLSPFLKGTIFKPGGALTHSVVLRSQSGTVRFLRTEHFFDKTPDYSK, translated from the coding sequence TTGGAGCGTAATTTAGCACTGGAAATGGTCAGAGTTACTGAAGCGGCGGCTCTTGCGGCCGCCCGGTTTCTTGGTAAAGGGGATCCGGAGGGGGCGGATATCGCGGCTGTAAAAGCTATGCAGCAGGCGATCAAGAACGTTAAGATGGACGGCCGTGTAATCATCGGAGAAAAACCAAGCGCGGATAACGCCATTCTTTATCCGGGATGCAGGGTTGGTACAGACGGTGAGCTGAAAGTTGATATCGCGCTCGATGCTCTTGACTGCCGTGAATCGCTCGCGAACGGTCAGACGAATTCTATTTCAGCTATCGCTATTGGGCCGAAAGATACTATAATAGAATACCCCTCTGATTTTATGAAGATAATCGCCGTCGGCCGGGAAGCGATTGGCTCTATCGATCTTAATGATTCCGTGTTTGATAACCTTGTTCGTGTAGCTGAATCGAAGAGGGTATATGTGGAGGATCTTACAGTCGTTGTTCTTGAGCGCGACAGGCACAAGAAAATAATCGATGAAGTAAGAAGGTCCGGCGCTAGGATCGCTATTTTACGGGAAGGTGATCTTGCCACTTCAATATCAACCGGAATTCCCGCGAGCGGTATTGACGTTGTTATGGGAATAGGCAGTTCCGCGCAGGGGATAATTGCCGCCGCCGCCCTGTTATGTCTGGGCGGGGGATTGCAGGCTCAATTTATACCTCCCGGTGAAATTACACCTGAGAAATATGACACTTTTTCGATAGAGAGAAAAGGCAGGGATGGATCGAAAAGTGGCAAAGAGGCAAAAGCTGAGAAAAACTCTAAAAGCGGGCAAGATGAGCATTTTGAAAAAATTTACGATAAAACAGACCTTATTCAAGGTGATAATATAATGTTTGCCGCTACGGGAGTCTCATTAAGTCCTTTTCTGAAAGGTACGATCTTCAAACCCGGCGGGGCTCTCACTCACAGCGTTGTTTTAAGAAGCCAGTCGGGGACTGTAAGATTCCTTAGAACTGAACATTTCTTTGATAAAACTCCTGATTATTCTAAATAG
- a CDS encoding aconitate hydratase, which translates to MGNTITETILKDHIVEGEAAAGEEVALKIDQTLTQDATGTMAYLQFEAIDIPRVKTELSVSYVDHNTLQSDFKNPDDHRYLQSIAQRYGLYFSRPGNGICHQLHLERFSEPGKTLIGSDSHTPTAGGIGSFAIGAGGLDVSVSMAGLPYRIKYPKVMGIKLTGKLPDWVSAKDIILEVLRRIDVKGGVGYVLEYFGPGVKSLSVPERATITNMGTETGATTSVFPSDEITKEFMEAQDRGNSWIELNPGDDADYDEILEINLSELEPLAAMPHSPGKIKTVKELAGMEVQQVAIGSCTNSSLLDMKKVAGILKGKTISDKLHLTISSGSRQVVDHLIESGEMANLVQAGARILENACGPCIGMGAAPPSGAVSVRTFNRNFLGRSGTKDADIYLVSPETAAATAIRGVLTDPRDLGEYTEASMPDKFNINDNMFLPPLSPVASEKIEIIRGPNIKPLPDFPPIPGNLEGEVLLKVEDDITTDHIMPAGAKILPFRSNIPEISKFVFGVIDDTFPKRALDKKGGFIIGGENYGQGSSREHAAIAPKYLGIKAVVVKSFARIHLANLVNFGIVPLTFKDPDDYDKIDQGDDISIEIGSFDKVIKLKNKTKGLEIELEHSLSDLDKEILKIGGKLPWVKKQVK; encoded by the coding sequence ATGGGCAATACTATCACCGAGACGATATTGAAAGATCATATCGTCGAGGGAGAAGCAGCGGCGGGGGAAGAGGTCGCGCTGAAAATAGACCAGACCCTCACGCAGGACGCGACAGGAACAATGGCCTACCTGCAGTTCGAAGCGATTGATATTCCAAGGGTAAAAACAGAATTGAGCGTAAGTTATGTTGATCATAATACGCTTCAGTCTGACTTTAAAAACCCGGACGACCACCGCTATCTGCAGTCGATAGCGCAAAGGTACGGCCTTTACTTCTCCAGACCGGGTAACGGAATATGCCACCAGCTCCATCTGGAGAGATTTTCTGAACCCGGCAAGACACTTATCGGCTCCGACAGTCACACACCGACAGCCGGAGGAATAGGAAGTTTCGCGATTGGCGCCGGCGGACTTGACGTGAGCGTATCAATGGCGGGGCTGCCTTACAGAATCAAATATCCCAAAGTCATGGGCATCAAACTCACGGGCAAATTGCCCGACTGGGTAAGCGCCAAAGACATTATACTTGAAGTATTGAGAAGAATTGACGTTAAGGGAGGCGTAGGATATGTGCTGGAGTATTTCGGTCCCGGAGTAAAATCTCTCAGCGTACCTGAGAGGGCTACTATTACCAATATGGGTACCGAAACAGGCGCGACAACGAGCGTATTCCCAAGCGATGAAATAACAAAGGAATTTATGGAAGCTCAGGATCGAGGAAATTCCTGGATAGAACTTAATCCGGGAGACGATGCTGACTATGATGAAATACTCGAGATCAATTTAAGCGAGTTGGAACCACTGGCGGCAATGCCTCACAGCCCGGGCAAGATTAAAACGGTCAAGGAACTTGCCGGAATGGAAGTTCAGCAGGTTGCTATCGGTTCATGCACAAATTCCTCACTGCTGGACATGAAAAAAGTTGCCGGTATTCTAAAGGGTAAAACAATCTCTGATAAACTTCACCTGACGATCAGCTCGGGTTCCAGACAGGTAGTTGACCACCTGATTGAAAGCGGCGAAATGGCCAATCTCGTACAAGCAGGCGCGCGTATCCTGGAGAACGCCTGCGGACCTTGCATCGGGATGGGAGCGGCTCCTCCTTCCGGCGCCGTTTCAGTAAGAACATTCAACAGGAACTTCCTCGGAAGAAGCGGGACGAAGGATGCCGACATCTATCTTGTAAGCCCCGAGACCGCCGCGGCGACAGCTATAAGGGGAGTACTGACAGACCCGAGGGATCTCGGAGAGTACACCGAAGCAAGTATGCCGGATAAATTCAACATTAATGATAATATGTTTCTGCCTCCTCTTTCTCCGGTCGCTTCTGAGAAGATCGAGATAATCAGAGGTCCTAACATAAAGCCGTTGCCAGACTTTCCCCCTATACCCGGCAATCTCGAAGGGGAAGTGCTGCTGAAAGTTGAAGACGACATTACGACCGACCACATCATGCCGGCCGGAGCAAAGATACTGCCTTTCAGAAGCAATATTCCGGAAATTTCAAAATTTGTTTTCGGAGTAATAGACGACACCTTCCCGAAACGCGCCCTCGATAAAAAGGGCGGTTTTATTATAGGCGGAGAGAACTACGGGCAGGGCTCAAGCAGGGAACACGCCGCTATCGCCCCTAAATATCTTGGTATAAAGGCGGTAGTTGTCAAGTCCTTCGCGAGGATTCACCTGGCCAACCTTGTTAACTTCGGCATAGTCCCCCTGACCTTTAAAGATCCGGACGATTATGACAAGATCGATCAGGGAGATGATATCTCGATAGAGATAGGCAGCTTCGACAAAGTTATAAAACTTAAGAACAAAACCAAGGGGCTCGAGATAGAACTTGAGCATTCCCTTTCCGATCTGGACAAAGAAATACTTAAGATCGGCGGAAAACTGCCCTGGGTTAAAAAACAGGTAAAATAA
- a CDS encoding isocitrate/isopropylmalate family dehydrogenase gives MSTDAIEKAKEHFGKLMKEQLDRVEMMKKSGSKPDYKSLKPLIIGFVGGDGIGPFIAKEARRVLNFLLKDSVKSGKIELRDIEGLTIENRAEVMKAIPDDVLEEIKKCHVLLKGPTTTPKKGDKWPNIESANVAMRRELDLFANVRPVKVPKDGIDWIFFRENTEGAYILGSKGIDVTEDLSVDFKVITKQGSERILRMAFDYAKNNNINKVTVITKANVVKATDGRFLNMAEQVAKDYPEVEWDDWFIDIMTAKLIDPARRKQFRVMVAPNLYGDIITDEAAQFQGGVGTAGSANIGTRYSMFEAIHGSAPRMVEEGRSKYADPGSMMKAASMLLNHIGFTEDARKLEMALEICVQHEKKVVLTGRDDGATSEEFSNYVMETIQDPKLESKWESYK, from the coding sequence ATGAGCACAGACGCCATTGAAAAAGCCAAAGAGCATTTCGGCAAATTAATGAAAGAACAGCTCGATCGCGTTGAAATGATGAAAAAAAGCGGAAGCAAACCCGACTATAAGTCCTTAAAGCCTTTAATAATAGGATTTGTAGGAGGCGACGGCATAGGTCCGTTTATAGCAAAGGAAGCCCGCAGAGTATTGAACTTTCTCTTAAAGGACAGCGTGAAATCCGGCAAGATAGAATTGAGGGATATCGAGGGCCTCACTATCGAAAACAGAGCAGAAGTAATGAAAGCCATACCGGATGATGTACTCGAGGAAATCAAGAAATGCCACGTCCTGCTGAAAGGACCAACGACAACACCTAAGAAAGGCGATAAGTGGCCGAACATAGAGAGCGCCAATGTTGCCATGAGACGTGAGCTTGACCTCTTCGCTAACGTAAGACCGGTAAAAGTGCCTAAAGACGGTATAGACTGGATTTTCTTCAGAGAGAACACCGAGGGGGCCTATATACTCGGCAGCAAGGGTATAGATGTCACAGAAGACCTCTCAGTGGATTTCAAGGTTATCACTAAACAGGGCTCTGAGCGTATACTCAGAATGGCCTTTGATTACGCCAAAAACAACAACATCAACAAAGTGACAGTAATTACAAAGGCAAATGTCGTTAAGGCTACTGACGGAAGATTCCTTAACATGGCCGAGCAGGTCGCTAAAGATTATCCTGAAGTTGAGTGGGATGACTGGTTTATAGACATTATGACGGCAAAATTGATCGACCCGGCCAGAAGAAAACAGTTCAGAGTGATGGTTGCTCCCAATCTCTACGGTGATATCATAACAGATGAGGCCGCCCAGTTCCAAGGCGGAGTGGGAACAGCGGGAAGCGCTAATATAGGAACCCGCTACTCGATGTTCGAAGCAATCCACGGTTCCGCTCCAAGAATGGTGGAAGAAGGCAGATCCAAATACGCCGATCCGGGGAGTATGATGAAAGCCGCTTCAATGCTTCTAAACCACATAGGTTTCACTGAAGATGCCAGAAAACTGGAAATGGCTCTGGAGATCTGCGTACAGCACGAGAAAAAAGTCGTTCTCACCGGAAGAGACGACGGCGCCACAAGCGAGGAATTCTCCAATTACGTAATGGAGACCATTCAGGATCCTAAGCTCGAAAGTAAATGGGAGAGCTATAAGTAA
- a CDS encoding citrate/2-methylcitrate synthase, with product MEEYELFDKNTKSFIYGSQSIAAQRMLDFDYLSHREEPSVVGFITPSGGGYYKLFWGTREIRIPRFRSVKEATDKHPEADVMVNFASERSSADSTMEALESDTIRTVIMIAEGVPQRDTRKIAAYAKKKGKWVIGPATVGGLKPGCFKIGNAAGTIQNIRDTKLYRPGSVGFVSVSGGLSNEGYNIVSLNTDGIYEGYAVGGDVYPATTLLDHLLRYEKNPKIKMMVALGELGGRDEYEIVDAIKDGKLTKPLVMWVTGTCSKMLPGGVQFGHAGAKSDSEDTTAEAKNKALREAGVVVPDSFNDYGEKIKETFEKLKAEGKIEEREEPDIPNIPMDYKQAVAEGIVRKPTSFISTICDETGDVHNYCGVPIDRVIKEEYGIGGVLGLLWFKKNMPQYARDFLELVIQIVADHGPAVSGAHNTIVTARAGKSLIESIVSGIVTIGPRFGGAVNGAAKHFSWGMQNDMAPRDFINAMKEKNIRIQGIGHRIHSVDDPDVRVEIMVNFAREHFPKTPLLDYALDVQKVTTMKKNTLILNVDGCIGVLCVDLLKNLGYEDGEIKEMIDMGFFNALFIIGRTMGFMGHYFDQKRLKTGLYRHPWDDILYDVPDEPEKVE from the coding sequence ATGGAAGAATACGAACTCTTTGACAAGAATACGAAATCCTTTATCTACGGCTCTCAATCCATAGCCGCTCAGAGAATGCTTGATTTTGATTATCTTTCCCATAGGGAAGAACCGAGCGTTGTCGGATTTATAACACCATCCGGCGGAGGTTATTACAAGCTTTTCTGGGGAACAAGGGAGATACGTATTCCGAGGTTCAGATCTGTCAAAGAAGCAACGGATAAACATCCGGAGGCGGATGTAATGGTTAATTTCGCCTCTGAACGCTCGAGCGCCGATTCAACAATGGAGGCTCTCGAATCCGATACTATAAGAACCGTCATCATGATTGCCGAGGGTGTACCTCAGAGAGACACACGCAAAATAGCGGCCTACGCGAAGAAAAAGGGCAAGTGGGTAATAGGCCCCGCCACGGTTGGAGGTCTTAAACCCGGTTGTTTCAAAATAGGAAACGCCGCTGGAACGATACAGAACATAAGGGACACGAAACTTTACAGACCCGGCTCAGTGGGTTTTGTTTCAGTTTCAGGCGGTCTCTCAAACGAGGGATACAACATCGTATCTCTGAACACTGACGGCATCTACGAAGGTTACGCTGTGGGAGGAGATGTATATCCCGCGACAACCCTTCTCGACCATCTGCTGAGATATGAAAAGAATCCGAAGATCAAAATGATGGTAGCACTCGGAGAACTTGGCGGCCGGGATGAATACGAAATCGTCGATGCGATTAAAGACGGAAAACTCACAAAGCCCCTTGTAATGTGGGTCACCGGAACTTGCTCAAAGATGCTTCCGGGGGGCGTTCAATTCGGACACGCGGGAGCAAAATCGGATTCGGAAGATACTACCGCGGAAGCGAAAAACAAAGCCCTTAGAGAGGCCGGAGTGGTCGTGCCGGATTCGTTCAACGACTACGGCGAGAAAATAAAGGAGACCTTTGAAAAGCTTAAGGCTGAAGGGAAGATCGAGGAGAGAGAAGAACCCGACATTCCCAACATACCGATGGATTACAAGCAGGCCGTGGCTGAGGGGATCGTTAGAAAACCCACCAGCTTCATATCAACAATCTGCGATGAAACGGGAGACGTGCACAACTATTGCGGTGTGCCTATCGACCGCGTAATCAAGGAAGAATACGGTATTGGCGGAGTGCTGGGTCTGCTCTGGTTTAAAAAGAACATGCCTCAATACGCCCGGGATTTCCTGGAGCTGGTAATTCAGATAGTAGCGGATCACGGCCCGGCCGTCTCAGGAGCTCACAACACGATAGTTACCGCGAGAGCCGGCAAGAGTCTGATAGAGTCGATAGTCAGCGGAATAGTTACCATAGGCCCCAGGTTCGGAGGCGCCGTAAACGGCGCGGCGAAACACTTCAGCTGGGGTATGCAGAACGATATGGCTCCGAGGGATTTCATTAACGCCATGAAAGAAAAGAATATTCGTATTCAGGGTATAGGCCATAGAATCCACAGTGTGGACGACCCCGACGTACGCGTTGAGATTATGGTGAATTTTGCCAGAGAGCATTTCCCGAAGACCCCTCTGCTTGATTACGCTCTGGATGTCCAAAAGGTCACAACCATGAAAAAGAACACTCTTATCCTCAACGTTGACGGTTGTATTGGAGTGCTCTGCGTTGATCTTTTGAAGAATCTCGGGTATGAAGACGGCGAAATTAAGGAAATGATCGATATGGGATTTTTCAACGCTCTTTTCATCATTGGAAGGACAATGGGCTTTATGGGCCACTATTTCGATCAGAAAAGACTCAAGACGGGTCTTTACAGACACCCCTGGGACGACATACTCTATGATGTCCCTGACGAACCTGAAAAAGTAGAATGA
- a CDS encoding ferritin family protein, whose amino-acid sequence MEILEYAMQMEKDGENFYREIASSTNDAGLKTITNMLADEEVKHYRLLQKMKADEYVMTETTILEDAKNVFSGMQGGKYVIDKKDDQIAVYREAQDIEKRSRLFYEEKAAETDNKDQKKLFERIAEEERKHYFLLENIIEFVSRPENWIENAEWNHLEAY is encoded by the coding sequence ATGGAAATACTGGAGTACGCTATGCAGATGGAGAAAGACGGGGAAAACTTCTACAGAGAAATAGCCTCCAGCACCAATGACGCGGGGTTGAAAACTATCACAAATATGCTCGCTGATGAAGAGGTTAAACATTACAGGTTACTACAGAAGATGAAAGCTGATGAATATGTAATGACCGAGACGACCATCCTGGAGGACGCAAAAAATGTCTTCAGCGGGATGCAGGGCGGGAAGTATGTAATTGACAAGAAGGATGACCAAATTGCCGTTTACCGGGAAGCTCAGGATATAGAAAAGAGAAGCCGGCTGTTTTACGAAGAGAAAGCCGCCGAAACCGACAATAAAGATCAGAAGAAACTATTTGAACGGATTGCAGAAGAGGAGCGGAAACATTATTTCCTGCTGGAAAATATAATTGAATTCGTTTCAAGGCCGGAGAACTGGATAGAGAACGCCGAATGGAATCACTTAGAGGCGTATTAA
- a CDS encoding YbaN family protein — protein sequence MKKYLLIFTGYTSLVLGAVGIFLPLLPTTPFLLLASACFFRSSEKLHDWLINHRIFGNYIRCYQQFRAISFRIKALTITALWLFIGYSIVFVVSALWIRILLLIIAVAVTAHIALLRTLTNEMLADLKKNNESAHTPLRH from the coding sequence ATGAAGAAATATCTGCTTATTTTTACCGGCTATACATCTCTCGTGCTGGGTGCGGTCGGCATATTCCTGCCACTTCTTCCTACCACGCCTTTTTTGCTGCTGGCTTCCGCGTGTTTTTTCCGAAGTTCAGAAAAACTTCATGACTGGCTTATTAATCACAGGATATTCGGAAACTACATCCGGTGCTACCAGCAGTTCCGGGCGATCTCCTTCAGAATAAAGGCGCTGACGATTACAGCTCTCTGGCTATTCATCGGGTATTCAATCGTGTTCGTAGTCAGTGCTTTATGGATACGGATCTTACTCTTAATAATAGCAGTCGCGGTAACTGCTCATATAGCGCTTTTGAGGACGCTCACAAATGAAATGCTGGCTGATTTGAAGAAGAACAACGAATCTGCTCATACTCCACTTCGGCATTGA
- a CDS encoding replication-associated recombination protein A, translating into MNGLFKNNIEAPLAERVRPRSLQDFVGQEDIIGRGRVLRRILENGKLESSLIFWGPPGCGKTTLAHLIAESVDAVFIFFSAVTSGIADVRKIIAEARGRLSAGGKRTILFVDEIHRFNKAQQDAFLPHVEKGIIILIGATTENPSFEVISPLLSRCRTFILKPLSENDIEAVLRRALEDETGGFGKRDIEISEEVLRYLVHLSYGDARSALNALEMAVESFSDERGRLVITKEIIEDSMQKASPLYDKNGEQHFNLISALHKSLRGGDPDASIYWLARMLEGGEDPLYIARRLVRFASEDIGNADPDALSVALNAKRAVEFLGIPECKLALAQAAAYLAVSPKSNAAYRAYSKAAEDVKEHGPLPVPLWLRNAPTSFMKKIGYGKDYLYPHDAPEGIVTQEYFPEKLSGRRYYHPARRGFEREIIKRIKYWRRLREKKKTDK; encoded by the coding sequence ATGAACGGTCTCTTTAAAAATAATATAGAAGCTCCGCTGGCCGAAAGAGTCAGGCCGCGCAGTTTGCAAGATTTTGTTGGGCAGGAAGATATTATCGGCCGGGGCAGGGTACTTCGTAGAATTCTCGAGAATGGCAAACTCGAATCTTCACTTATTTTCTGGGGGCCGCCCGGGTGTGGAAAAACAACACTCGCTCATCTTATCGCGGAATCTGTTGACGCTGTTTTTATCTTTTTCTCTGCGGTTACATCCGGAATAGCAGATGTCAGAAAGATAATAGCCGAGGCCCGGGGACGTCTGAGCGCCGGCGGAAAAAGAACAATACTTTTTGTCGATGAGATACACAGATTCAACAAAGCCCAGCAGGACGCATTTCTGCCTCACGTGGAAAAGGGTATTATTATTCTCATAGGGGCTACGACCGAGAATCCGAGTTTTGAGGTGATATCTCCTCTGCTTTCAAGATGTAGAACATTTATTCTAAAGCCCCTTTCTGAAAATGATATAGAAGCGGTACTTAGAAGGGCGCTTGAAGATGAAACAGGAGGGTTCGGCAAAAGAGATATAGAGATTTCTGAGGAAGTTTTGCGTTATCTTGTTCATCTTTCTTACGGAGACGCGAGGTCAGCTCTTAACGCTCTGGAAATGGCCGTTGAATCATTCAGTGATGAACGGGGAAGGCTGGTTATAACGAAAGAAATTATAGAGGATTCGATGCAAAAGGCCAGTCCTCTTTATGACAAGAATGGGGAGCAGCATTTTAATCTCATTTCGGCTTTGCACAAGAGTCTCAGGGGAGGAGACCCTGACGCGTCTATTTACTGGCTTGCAAGAATGCTGGAAGGGGGTGAGGACCCCCTTTATATAGCGCGGAGATTGGTAAGATTCGCCTCCGAGGATATTGGCAACGCTGACCCCGATGCTCTCTCAGTAGCTTTAAACGCCAAGAGGGCTGTTGAGTTTCTGGGGATTCCGGAATGCAAACTCGCTCTCGCCCAGGCTGCAGCCTATCTTGCCGTGTCGCCAAAGAGCAATGCCGCCTACAGGGCGTATTCTAAGGCCGCGGAGGATGTCAAGGAGCACGGCCCGCTTCCCGTTCCTCTCTGGTTGAGGAACGCCCCGACTTCTTTTATGAAGAAGATAGGGTATGGAAAGGATTATCTCTACCCTCACGACGCGCCGGAGGGAATTGTAACTCAGGAATACTTTCCCGAAAAGTTGTCTGGAAGACGATATTATCATCCCGCCCGAAGGGGGTTTGAAAGAGAGATAATTAAAAGGATAAAATACTGGCGCCGGCTCAGGGAGAAAAAGAAAACCGATAAATAG
- a CDS encoding ATP citrate lyase citrate-binding domain-containing protein, whose product MAEKGIREFDAKRMIAKGLRDFTGNGLKLSTKQVLVTPETDIESLSGEHPWLESEKLVAKPDQLFGKRGKNNLLLVGKDWKDVKAWIKERMNKEVTITQTTGETTGVLTHFLVEKFFPHEEEYYLAITTGRESDTIHFSTKGGVDIEEVWNSVSTLEIPILSSIDEMDVAGFLPEELGDKSKEMEEFIKALYKMAVDYHFTYLEFNPVTFVDGTIVPLDTVAKLDDYASYQCAEKWNGVAFPSSFGLKGTKEEQYVNELDERTGASLKLTVLNPKGRVWTLVAGGGASVIFADTVADLGFAGELANYGEYSGNPSRELTYAYTKTILKLMTEKKDSEGKPKFLIIGGGIANFTDVAKTFTGIIDAIEEYSDALKKTDVKIYVRRGGPNYKEGLANMRKMGKKLNLPVEVYGPETHMTEIVSMALQGKEV is encoded by the coding sequence ATGGCAGAGAAAGGAATAAGAGAATTCGACGCTAAGAGAATGATCGCGAAGGGATTGAGAGATTTCACCGGGAACGGACTTAAACTCTCAACAAAGCAGGTGCTGGTAACGCCGGAGACCGACATTGAAAGCCTTTCCGGCGAACATCCCTGGCTCGAAAGCGAGAAACTCGTAGCCAAGCCCGACCAGCTTTTCGGCAAACGCGGCAAGAACAATCTTCTACTCGTAGGCAAAGACTGGAAAGATGTAAAGGCCTGGATAAAAGAACGCATGAATAAAGAGGTTACTATTACCCAGACAACCGGAGAAACAACAGGTGTCCTGACACACTTTCTTGTGGAAAAGTTCTTTCCCCACGAAGAGGAATATTACCTTGCAATAACTACCGGCCGGGAAAGCGACACAATTCACTTCTCCACAAAGGGAGGGGTAGATATCGAAGAGGTTTGGAATTCGGTGTCTACATTGGAAATACCGATCCTGTCAAGTATAGACGAAATGGATGTCGCGGGTTTTCTGCCTGAAGAGCTCGGTGATAAATCAAAGGAAATGGAGGAGTTCATCAAAGCTCTCTACAAGATGGCGGTGGACTATCATTTCACATACCTGGAATTCAATCCGGTTACTTTCGTTGACGGCACCATCGTTCCTCTCGATACTGTGGCAAAACTGGACGACTACGCTTCCTATCAATGCGCGGAAAAATGGAACGGCGTAGCATTCCCCAGTTCATTCGGTCTTAAAGGAACAAAAGAAGAACAGTATGTAAATGAACTTGACGAAAGAACAGGCGCTTCGCTGAAGCTTACGGTTCTCAATCCCAAGGGACGTGTCTGGACACTTGTCGCCGGAGGCGGCGCCAGTGTTATATTTGCCGACACGGTGGCGGACCTCGGGTTCGCGGGAGAACTTGCCAACTACGGTGAGTACAGCGGTAATCCCTCGAGAGAACTCACCTATGCTTACACAAAAACCATACTGAAGCTTATGACGGAGAAAAAAGACAGCGAGGGAAAACCCAAATTCCTGATAATAGGAGGCGGCATAGCAAATTTCACGGATGTTGCCAAGACCTTCACGGGAATAATTGACGCTATCGAAGAGTATTCGGACGCGCTCAAAAAGACAGACGTCAAGATATATGTAAGAAGAGGCGGCCCTAACTATAAAGAGGGTCTCGCAAATATGAGAAAGATGGGAAAGAAACTTAATCTGCCTGTAGAGGTCTACGGTCCGGAAACGCATATGACGGAAATTGTTTCAATGGCTCTGCAGGGGAAAGAGGTGTAA